Genomic DNA from Pungitius pungitius chromosome 12, fPunPun2.1, whole genome shotgun sequence:
GGCAgctccaagtgtccctgagcaagacatcacacccctaactgctccccagacCAATGTAAAGCCATGGGTTATAAATGctatgtaagttgctttggataaaagagtcctCCAAATGACATGTTATATGTTGTAAAAAACTTCAACACGCCATGTAAATCATAAAGTTGAGTTTTTCCTCAATATcctgtataatatatataatagttGTATTCGACACTTGAGTGGGAGCGAAGAAGAACAACTGTTAATGGGGAAGAGAATGTTCactgtgtttttgtaaaaatgcaaatgatttATTTCTTAATTCTCATTCTCAAAGGGAAGGCTTCCGATTGTACATGACGAAATtgagttttttcatttaaaatgacctgAACTGGAGATGAACAGAAAATCAGCatcctgtaaaaacaaaagaatttaGCCCGGCTCATAAATACGACAGCTGTTTATTTTTGGTCCTCTTACAATTTCTTTTGCAAACTTTGCGACCCACAGTAAAGGTTTGGATTTGACCTGAGAGCTCATCTCAGTTCTTTAATGAGGACATCTGCTTACAACGTTGCTTCTAAATGTTGCTAATGAAccaaaagataaagaaaaaataataacaggTGCAGCTGTTATTTTCATTCCACCAAAAGCAGCACTGTGACTCATTTCAATGGCTTAATGTAGCTCCAGAATATCCCAGGGTGTTTATGTTGGAATGTAAACAATGTATTGAGTGCAAGCTCTTCATTCGATTCAGTTGACTCAAAGATGAAAGCTTGACCCATTTTCACAGCTTTATCGGCAACAAAGCAGATTCTCCTGAACCAGAGAGCAAAACCCTTCAAATGTTTACTGGATCTGTACAGTTTAGTGGAGTAAAGAGTGAAAATATCTCAACTTGGGTAACAACAGTTAGAATAATTAAGGATTTTAAGATCTTGACTGACAGGAAGTTGATGATGTAGGTacctgtattttttatttcctgttaAACCACTACCTAAAAAGGTTTCCATCGCACTGAACCCATTTACTCTAAAACCAAGGTGAGAATAATTAAACGGGTTTCAAGACAAAGAAACTGTTTTAACATACACCTACTATATAAAGTAGTGTGTTTAAAGGTTTAACGTGATGCACTCCCGACGGTAACGTGACTTAAACTAAAGAATCCATCAGTCCTGCACTTTGGTGCTACAAAAAGGAGAGGGCTGAGAAAACTGAAGCTCACTGGTCAGATCCAGGAGGGGAAAGCCGGCCGTCAGCCACCAGGCGCAGAAAGAGACAAAGTCTCCCTCTGAAAGGAGCTGATCAGTAAGCTGAGGGTTGGACAGGAGGTCCTCCGGCAGACGATGGAGGAGCGCTTTGAAGTGGAGACTTGTGGAACGGACCTCAACCAGCTTTAAGATCCAGACTGATCAGTCAGACCCTCCACTGGCCTCCATGAGGAAAGTGCCAAGCTGGAAGGAAAAGGGAATCTGCAACTTCCTTGGTttgaggaggaaaataaaaagttccCTCACGCTCACAAAGACAGGAAGCTCCGGTGAGTTGGACCCTTGAACTTGACCCCtaaaataacaagtcaataaaaaacATTCCCAAATAAAAGATCTCCCtgtataataaaaatgtactttgaTGTAGTATAGCTGAGATATTACCCTGAACAACACACTGCTCAATTATTTAAAGAGTATTTGTTGTCTTATTCTAagtttgtgtatgtttttaaaAGGCTGAACGTTAAAAGTAGAGGGAGCCATTGAGAAAATAGATTCACTCAAATCTGAACGGCGAACACGCCGAGACTCAACCTGCCAATAATAATACAGATAGAAGAAAAATACCACAAGGAAATGTCCATAACGTCAAAGTAAGGGCCAGCAGCTGTCACCAAGGATTTGACAGCGACGGCTCCACGCGCGAGGCGGGCGTTCACGAGCGCGCGCTGCAGTTACTAATGCTGTGAATACGTACCTTCGCTACTTGGTCCCCATGTTTCTCGCTGCCTCTGACCGGGGAGACCCGCGGGGCTCCGGGGGGTTTGTCCGGGGAGCCTGAGAAGTTTGTGCCAAACACTTTGGGAAGTTAACCTGAGATGGGACGAATGCAATTTCCTgttctgtttttcaaaatacaGCTCGTGTCTACAGCTCGCGCAAAAGAgttggtccttttttttatttcggtggGAGTGGCAGTGGATCGAAAGTGAAAAGATTACACAACACTCACCTGTCCGGATAAAAGAGGAGGCGCactaaatacaaatgtataGTAGTGTTTGGTTTGCTTATCGTGCGTCGCGCTGAGCACGAGGgggatgcaaaaaaaatgagataaaacaaaataaattcgATTGGCACTGTTCAGTTTTTAACTGACTACTTGATTTAGTACACATTACGTTTCTGTGTATAGCAACTTTCTAAACCAGGCGTCACACGACACACCCGAATGTAGAAATATAAGGTAATATACAGCAAACCAGTTGTTTCCCCATAAAGCAAAAATGAGGCCAGCTGGTTAAAGGTCAAAAAGTGAGCTGTGAGggccacacacactcctttcgCCCACTATCCCAACACAGCCGGAACTGGACCCAAATATCAGGCGTGGTAATGTAGTTATTCGCAgttgagattttaaaaaaatgttgtcgTAGTAAAGTAATTTGTAGTCGTGACACTTCGCACATTGGAAATCGATATCTGAGAAACgggtatgttttatttttataaataatggTCCACTTCTTTCTATGACCGAAAAGCAACCGCGAGAGAGCGACAAACTCCACCATACGAGCAAGTCAACCTTGTGGAACCTTTCTTTGGGCAGCACAACTGGAGGACGACATTTAACGCGGACCAAGATGGCGGAAAAacaaagctaatgctaaaatgaaACGCATGTGTGTAATAAACTCGCAATTCAGCATCTTTTCAAGTGGGAATGTCCTCTATACATCGAGAGACATCACCACCCCCTCCCGTTTTTTCGGACAAAACATTCAGGAAAGttaatgttacagtaaagtgaCAAAACCAACTGAATTTGACAACGAAGATAAACATTCACGTTAGCTAACGCTAATTCAACACTAGCTGACCGGACTTCTCAACGGCTCATCATGTGGGGGGAAATCGATGCTCCGGTTAGAACCCGACCAAGCTCGTGCGAGAGTGAAGACGAGGGCGAGTTACCAGAAGAACACGTGACACAGTCCCACATATGTGCTTTCCAACGCCCCACGGAGGCTCCGCAACCACGACAGGACCCCCAGGTGAGACCGCCGGCAGCGTTCGCTCGACCGCCATCTCGGTTCCGATGTGCAATGCAAACCAGGCTGACAGCGTGTGTTGTTGTCGCCCAGTACGTGAGCCAGGCCGAGTCGATCTGTGTGAATGCCATGGTGGACGCCATAGCCGCCAGCGGGATCATGGTGAAGAGCCAGCAGAAGGGGGAGGCCGAGCTGACCCTGGAGGAGCGccgggaggagctgctgcatcAGTACAGCAGCAGGCCGCTGGTGTTCTTGGAGAGGTACCATGTACGTGCACACAGCTCCATGTCTCTGTGGCGGTCTGTTTCAGGCAGCAGCTGATCAAAGTATTAGATTTAGTAAAATGACAACCTGCGTTAACcatacacaccccccccccccccataatccAGACCTGCCTCAAGCCCAGGAACCTGTCTGCGTTCGCCCACGTCATTTCCGACCCGCGGGTTCTTCACTACAGCGATGTGATACAGAGACGGGCTGCAGCCTTCAGCAATAGGACGCGGGTTCGAAACCAGCGCTATGCCGCCCTCAGAGCCCTGCAGAGGGGTAGGAGCTTTTTTGTCAACTTGTCGCAACAGTTAAGACTTTAGTACAGACTCTCGATCAAACAGGTCACTCATTTCACCTGTTCAAAAGCTCTACTATGCATCAtccctctgctcttcttcctgttcCAGAGGGGGAGTATTTCAGTGAGGAGCAGATGAGGATCAGGGAGCCGCTGTTGTATGAACAATATATTGGCCAGTACCTGACTGACGAGGAGGTGAGCGCGATGCTGCGTCAGAGCTGTAACCGCTTTATACCACAATTTGCAGGTtagttgattcatttttttaaactcctgaATGACGAATGTTCAGGTGCTGGAACGCTCCCAGGAGGCCATGCAGGGCGATGCACAGGGGGGGCCAGGGGCACCAGCGGGAGGCGCAGGAGGGCTCGCCCACCTCCTCCTTAACTCCTACCAGGAGCGTCTCATCCAGAAtcgcctgcaggaggagcaggagagagaggatggagcgcgggaggaggaggaggaggatgaggacgatGGTGAGGGAAGCTGAGGTTTTCCAATAAATGTAGTTTCTTTGCCCTTTTGCATATCTGTCCATGATTGAGCATCCCTCTCTGTATTTCTGCTCTAGGTTATACTGTGCAGCAGAAGCAATGGGCACCAACCCCAGAGGAGAAGGCACTGCTCAGGGAGGAGTTCATCAGCCAGATGCACCAGCGCTTCCTAGATGGCAAAGACAAGGATTTCAACTACAGGTCTGTCACGCCACCACTTAATGGGCATTCATGTGATGTGAAGGATACATTTGTGTTAAACAGACCAGTAACAGTGCATCATTACAAATGTCTTCTGAATAGAAAATAATAGGATTTcgaacaaacagaaaaaagagatctgaaaatgtaaatagtaCAATAGTGAGCAagatttgaagttgatttgAAAAATAACTTAAATACAACAGTTAAGGCCTTTTGTCTCACATGATGGACTTAATAGTAGTGACACGGTGTACAGGCTTCCTTTATAGATAACAGTGGCTcagaaaaagtaaataataagAAACATAAAAAGTGTCACCACAGGCTTTTGTGTTGCTTTAAAAGAatacgtgtttgtttgtgtgcacgtgtctTATTACAGTGAGGTGGATGAGAACCCTGACTTCGACAACTTGGACATAGTCAGCAGAGATGCAGAAGATAAATATTTTGATGAAGATGAcgacgaagaggaagaggaggaggaagaagaagaagaaatgggggaggaggagaagatggaaaaTGATGGAGACAATATGACTGAATAGGGTTTGTAGTAGCAATAGTACAAATTTGCTGCTTTAAATGATCtgtaaatacaaatgtacaaaataagAACATgcatacttttttattttacatatagaacaaatcatttttcaaCAACTTTTAGGTTCGTTAAGAAATGGATTATACAAACCCGAACTGCGTTGGATCTCCTATGGCCAGTACAaatgagaaattaaaaaaaaagttgatttgttttttaattcaagtATAAACCCAGACTTAGGGGGATCATTAGGGACCCCACCTAGCTCCTCATCTCTTTTTGGCCATCTGTGTGAATTATGATCAGGTGACATACGCAATCACGCCATAAATGTTAATTCATGGCACATTGTGCCCATCTGTGGGCGATACATTGTGCGCTATGTGTGGGCTGCTGTCGGTCTTCAAATGCCTCCACAATGTTTGGAGGGAACCTTGCAACTTGACGTTCACCAGAAATCACAGGCAGTCGTTACTGAATCAGCCAATCGGCCgctatttatgtttatttttgctTTCCCTTATAACTGCTTATGAAGCTCCCACCAGAGGATTTATGGCCACAAGGatcaataataaatacattttgacttGTTGATAATACAATGTGTATTAGCAAGTTTGTTACATGACAGTAGATCAAGTCTGCGTCACAGAAATCTATAGAAATAAAAACTCGTAATTAACGGAAGAAATCAATTCCATTTAAACTAAAAGAAGATCCAGCAATGACTCTTGAGATTCATGATTACCACCAATGCCTCAGTGTTAGCATCTCTGCCCATTCATTTatctgaaaatgtgtctttgcaAAATAGACGAAACACAAGACAATCAGAATCCCCATCAGAAGATACAGACTCCATAGCTGAAGAACCAAAGCTACCACCACTATTGCACAGACGATGGATTTCATCATGAACAAGGAGTTGCGCTCCGCCTGCTCTGCAGCCACTCTtgatttttcttcctctcttctccacagctggttcttctccttctccagctgttCCCCTTGGAAACGGTTCAGCAGCACTCTCTCCTGCTCAATGATCTTGTCGTTTCGCTCCTCCAGGATTCTCTCCTGTTTTTCCCTGATCCTCCTCTCCGCTTTGGGATACAGGGAGTTGTCGTAATGTCCTCCTCCATTCAGGGCCACCAGCGTCTCGATCTTTGACACAAAGCTGGTCacctggtcctggtcctctgGGCTCTTGTTGTCAAAGACGTGGAAGCCGCCGCTGCACTTGCGTATGAAGTTGCGCAGGTTGCCGTCGCTCTCCGAGATGACGTCGTTTATCTTCTTCTGGCCCAGGCGATCCCCGTACGTGAACAGCACGATGGTGTAGTCCCACACTCTGGGGCCGAACATCTCTTCGATCAGTCTGTTGGTATTTTGATCTTCCTGCGTCATCCTCCCCACAGCCAGCGCCAGCACGAAGACGTGAGGACCCGGTTCGTGGAGTTTGACGCACTTCAGAATGTCTCGCACGATCACCGCCTCGTTGCGGTCCGTCTCGAAAAGCCCGGGCGTGTCCATCACGGAGACGGGCACGTCCCGGACCTCCCCGGCGACAGAGACGCCGTTGACCGTGCCGCTGTGCTTCTCACAGTGTTGAGTGACCCTCTTCAGCTTCATGTCCGATTCAAACACCTCCCGCCCGAGGATGGTGTTGCCACTTGAGCTCTTGCCAACCCCGCTTTTCCCGAGAAGCATGATTCTCAGGGGCGCTGTGAATTCAACAGATACACGATACACAGTAAAGATCTTGAAACAAAATAGTTTTCCTCATGCGACCCACCTCTGGTACCTCTCCACTAGGAGGTCACGCCCCACTTTTGGTCACATTTCTCACATTTGCTTAGATGTCAGTGTATGATGGTGTACACGTTAGTGTTTTTACTGACCAGGGTGGACCTCAATTAAAAAAGTTGTTCACCCTTCTTAAAACAACGGTATGTCTGTTTGATAAATTCCTGCCGCGCCTGAGTGAGTCATCCATCGTTCATTTGTACAACTTTACATTTGTTGTTATCCTTTCCAGTGCATTGCTTTTGCTAttatctgtgtttttatgtgcTGAAACCTTTTTGAATATAACCCCCTTCTAAAAGAGATAAACAATCTCAGTGGGATATCCTGcttaaataaattacatttgtttcatgAATAACATGTAAACGTTTAAAATCTTCAATCTGAATGCACTCATTCTCATAAGGGAGTGTCAGTTGTCTTTCATGCAAAGCGAAAGGATTCAAAGGCAAACCGCCTGCCACTGGAAGTATTCACACAGTGACCTCAGCTACGCCTCTCTGTTTAATGCAGACCTGCCAACTCAAAGGCATCTGTTCACTATAAAATCCAATGATGCCAAACAAAGTGTCCTGTGTAACTGATGTAAACAGGTTTTGAATGAATCCTTCTATTTATGGGCAGCTAAAAACAGAAAGACTAACCAAAAGTTAACCTTTACACTTACCTTTCTGCTGCTGTTCATCGGGTATACTCTCAGTCAAACTGCCAACCGTGGCCACCATGTCTGTACGATGTCAGTTTTTACAGCGCGTCCTGGCTAACTGCGTCTCAGAAGTGTTCTCACAACAGTGTTTGTAGTTCCGGTCGGACAGGTTTCCTCCTGTCGCTTCTGAGTAAATGAAACTTAAGGTAAGAGGAAATACAACAGTGGGACACTGGCTGTAAAGTAATCCAGTTTTTATAGGTTTAAGGGCAGGGGCTgatggtgtataggggcgatttgggcaacaACCCCACCAACTAGGAGAAAGAGGGGGTTCAACAACAAATtatatcacagcaaaagtagttttcagtgttgtaaacatattatctgtcattgtccaatcagattcgcgCGCGCCGCGTgtcccgcctctctcggggcgaattcattgacttggaaaattgcccaagcattctcccgttgactctcattttaaaactttttttttttcgaaaatcgagccttcaatgcattttcaatgaggatttggggctcgcacttacgcgcttgcgtcatacgtaactgagcaaaaagagcgaggggggtggggatatTACCaacaccagtgtcgcaccgcgcatgcgtcatcaaaaaaaccCGAAATGCATGggggcgacagctgcgtgtagcaaagaggcggcgtgtaataatttaagagttttatgaagttactgacaaggtcggtgcggatgggaggaatctgacctttctttgcaaacatttgcactttaatgataactgtcgtgtttttattccttatttaaaaaagaccattcaagcagcatgtgtttgagaatgtactgtatgggtgaacgctgcagctgctgctagtgtggccCCACCCACTCGTCACACATTGGAATTGCAATAGGTAGACGTTTCTCGTTGGCGAGGAGTAATTATTCACCATTATCACTGttcaggatttttttattttatttgatgttaGTGAAGCAAACTGTAATGCACTCATATGTAAAGCAGGTTACCAAGGCGACCCATTCCCCTTCATGTAGAAAAGTAAGCCGGCAATggcattttataaaaaatgttatttacacTCAGGGCAAGAGGATTAAGAAGTTTTAAAAAGCGTGATCTCAGGAGCCCTCCATCACTTCCGCTCCGCCAGCCTCTGCAGAAGGGCAATGACCGTGTCCTGTTTGGAGGAGAGCAGCTCCAGGGCCGTGGCTATCCTGCCCAGCGACTCTGCCATCCGCACCTCCCTCCTCTCGCGCCTCTTCTCCCTGGCCTCCACCCTGCGGCGAGCCACCCGCTCCAGGTAGGCCTGCTCCTCCTGACGCTTCTGGGCCTCCTGGAACAACGTGGCGCCGGCTCGCTCCTCGCCGCCATTTCGGCTCGGCCCCTCGCCCGCCGACAGGGTGGTTGCAGATAACgcggaggaagagaggggcGAGGAATTGGGCGGGAAAGTCGAGGGGTGGCCCAGGATATTGTGACCGAGGCGAAAGGGCACGCCGCCCGGCAAGGACGGCAGCGCTTTGCGGTCGGCGTGGCGCGGCGCGTTGAGGTCGGTGCCGAGCGAGGGGGGAGTAGAAGCGGTCTCCGTGAAACAAGGCGAGGAGATGAAAGACGGAGAAGGCACAACGGCGGCCGAATGGACACTGGATGCAACAAGCTCGCTGTTGAAGACGATCAGGGGCTTGAGTTCAGGGGCATCTGTTGGGCTAACGGTCGCCGGAGTCATCGCGCAGATGGCGGCAGCGGCGCTGGTCGCCTGACTGCCGGCGCCGCCGTGACCCGTCGAGTCGGCCCCGCCAGTCGGAGCGAAGTCCCCATCGGGGCGGATGACGGTGGTGCGCTGCGGGTTCTGCGGTTTGGCAGCGATCTTTGCTTGCGCGGACACCCTGTGCCTCTTGGTGATCTGGGTGCCAACGGTGTCACAGAGAGT
This window encodes:
- the si:ch1073-357b18.4 gene encoding uncharacterized protein si:ch1073-357b18.4; the encoded protein is MEGSPPAGGGSDVATTHVKTEAPDEKTPAPVLGSRESPAPCGDAACGGGDPAAQQLADAAAAPLLLYPVSADRFFATSGDGKTYLKIAPASAIPSATSEKTLPFVSDFSSKAVLCLIEAVGRRWGLYETRERSQLFQSVQEEMAAKGHVLPVEKIRRKWNNLIVTYKRVKDRSRETGHAKTSWEFFDLMDSTLCDTVGTQITKRHRVSAQAKIAAKPQNPQRTTVIRPDGDFAPTGGADSTGHGGAGSQATSAAAAICAMTPATVSPTDAPELKPLIVFNSELVASSVHSAAVVPSPSFISSPCFTETASTPPSLGTDLNAPRHADRKALPSLPGGVPFRLGHNILGHPSTFPPNSSPLSSSALSATTLSAGEGPSRNGGEERAGATLFQEAQKRQEEQAYLERVARRRVEAREKRRERREVRMAESLGRIATALELLSSKQDTVIALLQRLAERK
- the ccdc97 gene encoding coiled-coil domain-containing protein 97, producing MWGEIDAPVRTRPSSCESEDEGELPEEHVTQSHICAFQRPTEAPQPRQDPQYVSQAESICVNAMVDAIAASGIMVKSQQKGEAELTLEERREELLHQYSSRPLVFLERYHTCLKPRNLSAFAHVISDPRVLHYSDVIQRRAAAFSNRTRVRNQRYAALRALQREGEYFSEEQMRIREPLLYEQYIGQYLTDEEVLERSQEAMQGDAQGGPGAPAGGAGGLAHLLLNSYQERLIQNRLQEEQEREDGAREEEEEDEDDGYTVQQKQWAPTPEEKALLREEFISQMHQRFLDGKDKDFNYSEVDENPDFDNLDIVSRDAEDKYFDEDDDEEEEEEEEEEEMGEEEKMENDGDNMTE
- the LOC119220899 gene encoding GTPase IMAP family member 7-like gives rise to the protein MVATVGSLTESIPDEQQQKAPLRIMLLGKSGVGKSSSGNTILGREVFESDMKLKRVTQHCEKHSGTVNGVSVAGEVRDVPVSVMDTPGLFETDRNEAVIVRDILKCVKLHEPGPHVFVLALAVGRMTQEDQNTNRLIEEMFGPRVWDYTIVLFTYGDRLGQKKINDVISESDGNLRNFIRKCSGGFHVFDNKSPEDQDQVTSFVSKIETLVALNGGGHYDNSLYPKAERRIREKQERILEERNDKIIEQERVLLNRFQGEQLEKEKNQLWRREEEKSRVAAEQAERNSLFMMKSIVCAIVVVALVLQLWSLYLLMGILIVLCFVYFAKTHFQINEWAEMLTLRHWW